Proteins encoded together in one Variovorax paradoxus EPS window:
- the hppD gene encoding 4-hydroxyphenylpyruvate dioxygenase encodes MSQADAPAFTPWENPMGTDGFEFIEYAAPDPVAMGKVFERMGFTAIAKHRHKNVLLYRQGDINFILNAEPDSFAQRFAREHGPSVCAIAFRVQDAKQAYERATSLGAWGFADKAGPGELNIPAIKGVGDSLIYLVDRWPGKNGAKPGDIGNIGFYDVDFEPLPGVSSQDGLATKGNGLTYVDHLTHNVYRGRMDVWANFYEKLFNFREVKYFDIEGQVTGVKSKAMTSPCGKIRIPINEEGKEQAGQIQEYLDMYKGEGIQHIAMGSDDLYATVDAMRAKGVVLLDTIDTYYELVDKRIPEHGESVAELKKRKILIDGKKDALLLQIFSENQLGPIFFEFIQRKGDDGFGNGNFKALFESIELDQMRRGVLSAAK; translated from the coding sequence ATGAGCCAAGCCGACGCACCCGCCTTCACGCCCTGGGAGAACCCCATGGGCACCGACGGCTTCGAATTCATCGAATACGCGGCACCGGACCCGGTTGCCATGGGCAAGGTGTTCGAGCGCATGGGCTTCACGGCCATTGCCAAGCACCGCCACAAGAACGTGCTGCTGTACCGCCAGGGCGATATCAACTTCATCCTGAATGCCGAACCCGATTCGTTCGCGCAGCGCTTCGCCCGCGAGCACGGCCCGAGCGTGTGCGCCATCGCCTTCCGCGTGCAGGACGCCAAGCAGGCCTACGAGCGCGCCACCTCGCTGGGCGCCTGGGGCTTTGCCGACAAGGCCGGCCCGGGCGAACTGAACATCCCCGCCATCAAGGGCGTGGGCGACAGCCTGATCTACCTGGTGGACCGCTGGCCCGGCAAGAACGGCGCGAAGCCGGGCGACATCGGCAACATCGGCTTCTACGACGTCGACTTCGAACCGTTGCCGGGCGTGTCCTCGCAGGACGGCCTGGCCACCAAGGGCAATGGCCTCACCTACGTCGACCACCTGACGCACAACGTGTACCGCGGCCGCATGGACGTGTGGGCCAACTTCTACGAAAAGCTCTTCAACTTCCGCGAAGTGAAGTACTTCGATATCGAGGGCCAGGTGACGGGCGTGAAGAGCAAGGCCATGACCAGCCCCTGCGGCAAGATCCGCATCCCGATCAACGAAGAGGGCAAGGAGCAGGCCGGCCAGATCCAGGAGTACCTGGACATGTACAAGGGCGAGGGCATCCAGCACATCGCGATGGGCTCGGACGACCTGTACGCCACCGTCGATGCGATGCGCGCCAAGGGCGTCGTGCTGCTCGACACCATCGACACGTACTACGAACTGGTCGACAAGCGCATTCCCGAGCACGGCGAGAGCGTGGCCGAGCTGAAGAAGCGAAAGATCCTGATCGACGGCAAGAAGGACGCGCTGCTGCTGCAGATCTTCAGCGAGAACCAGTTGGGCCCGATCTTCTTCGAGTTCATCCAGCGCAAGGGCGACGACGGTTTCGGCAACGGCAACTTCAAGGCGCTGTTCGAGAGCATCGAGCTCGACCAGATGCGCCGCGGCGTGCTGAGCGCCGCAAAATAA
- a CDS encoding transporter substrate-binding domain-containing protein, whose protein sequence is MRNSTSSIGLTFIAAAAAVLSGCAMAPAATPAATSHLDAVQKAAVLRICTPGDYKPFSFQKTDASFEGIDVDLMTGFSASLGAKPEWVKTTWANLLPDLAAGKCDIAVGGVSVTTDRQKRAFFSTPYMVNGKTPIARCADVAKYQSVAAIDQPSTRVIFNPGGSNERFARANFKQARLTLHGENVTIFDEILANRADVFVTEAAEAITQQKLKPGLCAVNPDKPLQYGEMAWMLPRDDVAFKSYVDQWLHLQQAGGDFQRTMDRWLK, encoded by the coding sequence ATGCGCAACAGCACGTCTTCGATCGGTTTGACTTTCATCGCGGCGGCTGCCGCCGTTCTCTCGGGTTGCGCGATGGCGCCGGCGGCAACGCCTGCGGCAACCTCGCACCTGGACGCGGTGCAGAAAGCCGCGGTGCTGCGCATCTGCACCCCGGGCGACTACAAGCCCTTCAGCTTCCAGAAGACCGATGCCTCGTTCGAAGGCATCGACGTCGACCTGATGACCGGCTTCAGCGCGAGCCTCGGCGCCAAGCCCGAGTGGGTCAAGACCACCTGGGCCAACCTGCTGCCCGACCTGGCCGCCGGCAAGTGCGACATCGCGGTGGGCGGCGTGTCGGTCACCACCGACCGGCAAAAGCGCGCCTTCTTCAGCACGCCCTACATGGTCAACGGCAAGACGCCGATCGCACGCTGCGCCGACGTGGCCAAGTACCAGAGCGTGGCGGCGATCGACCAGCCTTCGACGCGGGTCATCTTCAATCCGGGCGGCAGCAACGAACGCTTCGCCCGCGCCAATTTCAAACAGGCCAGGCTCACGCTGCACGGCGAGAACGTGACGATCTTCGACGAGATCCTCGCCAACCGCGCCGACGTGTTCGTGACCGAAGCGGCCGAGGCCATCACGCAGCAGAAGCTCAAACCGGGCCTGTGCGCGGTGAACCCCGACAAGCCGCTGCAGTACGGCGAAATGGCCTGGATGCTGCCGCGCGACGACGTGGCCTTCAAGTCGTACGTCGACCAGTGGCTGCACCTGCAGCAGGCCGGCGGCGACTTCCAGCGCACGATGGACCGCTGGCTCAAATAA
- a CDS encoding AMP-binding protein, with protein MQTSARQNYPAGVPEEINPEQYRSLPHMFEEAFGRYKDRPFSVCMERWMTYGELDVLSKALGAWLQSKGLEPGARVAIMLPNIPQFAVTMCGILRAGYTCVNVNPLYTARELEHQLKDSGATAIVILENFASTLEQVIERTPVKHVVMTSMGDLLGGLYGAWITIAVRHLAKMVPPYKLPLSDGRTVTPFTQAISEGRGRTLAADQSTLDSIAFLQYTGGTTGLSKGAVLTHRNIVAATLQAEAWFTPALSRAGDLAKVNSIAALPLYHIFALTLCLLVIRQGSHMTLIPNPRDFDKFIAVLKKRPFHMLPAVNTLFNALLMHPQFKTIDFSTLFVSQAGGMAASEGTARKWFEATGCPMIEGWGMSETCAIGTNNPVSNTKFTGTIGLPLPSIEIAIKDDEGNSVPVGQSGELCIKGPNVMTGYYNQPAETAAAFTADGFMRTGDIAVMQEDGYSRIVDRKKDMILVSGFNVFPNELENVISLCPGVVECAAVGVPDEKQGEAIKVFVVRRDPNLTEDAVLQYCNGQLTGYKRPKHIEFRDSLPKTNVGKILRRELRTSAGA; from the coding sequence ATGCAGACATCCGCGCGACAAAACTATCCAGCCGGCGTGCCCGAGGAAATCAACCCCGAGCAATACCGGTCCCTGCCCCACATGTTCGAGGAGGCGTTCGGTCGCTACAAGGACCGGCCGTTCTCGGTTTGCATGGAGCGCTGGATGACTTACGGCGAGCTCGACGTGCTGTCGAAGGCGCTGGGCGCCTGGCTGCAGTCGAAGGGGCTCGAGCCGGGTGCGCGCGTGGCGATCATGCTGCCCAACATTCCGCAGTTCGCAGTCACCATGTGCGGCATCCTGCGCGCGGGCTACACCTGCGTGAACGTGAATCCGCTCTACACGGCGCGCGAACTGGAGCATCAGCTCAAGGACTCCGGCGCGACGGCGATCGTGATTCTCGAGAACTTCGCATCGACGCTCGAGCAGGTGATCGAGCGCACGCCAGTCAAGCATGTGGTCATGACCTCGATGGGCGACCTGCTCGGTGGTCTGTACGGCGCGTGGATCACGATTGCCGTGCGCCACCTGGCCAAGATGGTGCCGCCGTACAAGCTGCCGCTGAGCGACGGACGCACGGTCACGCCGTTCACGCAGGCCATCTCCGAAGGGCGTGGTCGCACGCTGGCGGCCGACCAGAGCACGCTCGACTCCATCGCCTTCCTTCAGTACACCGGCGGCACGACCGGCCTGTCGAAGGGCGCGGTGCTGACGCATCGGAACATCGTCGCGGCGACGCTGCAGGCCGAGGCCTGGTTCACCCCGGCGCTGTCGCGCGCCGGTGACCTCGCGAAGGTCAACAGCATCGCGGCGCTGCCGCTGTATCACATCTTCGCGCTGACGCTGTGCCTGCTGGTGATCCGCCAAGGCTCGCACATGACGCTGATTCCGAACCCGCGCGACTTCGACAAGTTCATCGCGGTGCTGAAGAAGCGGCCATTCCACATGCTGCCGGCGGTGAACACGCTGTTTAACGCGCTCCTGATGCATCCGCAGTTCAAGACGATCGATTTCTCGACGCTTTTTGTCTCGCAGGCCGGTGGCATGGCCGCGTCGGAAGGCACGGCGCGCAAGTGGTTCGAGGCGACCGGCTGCCCGATGATCGAAGGCTGGGGCATGAGCGAGACCTGCGCGATCGGCACCAACAACCCGGTGTCGAACACCAAGTTCACCGGCACCATCGGCCTGCCGCTGCCGAGCATCGAGATCGCGATCAAGGACGACGAGGGCAACTCGGTGCCGGTCGGGCAGTCGGGCGAACTCTGCATCAAGGGCCCCAATGTGATGACGGGCTACTACAACCAGCCCGCCGAGACCGCAGCCGCGTTCACCGCAGATGGCTTCATGCGGACCGGTGATATCGCCGTGATGCAGGAAGATGGCTACAGCCGCATCGTCGACCGCAAGAAGGACATGATCCTGGTGAGCGGCTTCAACGTGTTCCCGAACGAGCTGGAGAACGTGATTTCGCTGTGCCCGGGTGTCGTCGAATGTGCGGCGGTGGGCGTGCCTGACGAGAAGCAGGGCGAGGCGATCAAGGTCTTCGTGGTGCGCAGGGACCCGAATCTGACCGAGGACGCGGTGCTGCAGTATTGCAACGGGCAGCTCACTGGGTACAAACGGCCGAAGCACATCGAGTTTCGCGACTCGCTGCCGAAAACCAATGTGGGGAAGATCCTGCGGCGCGAGCTTCGCACCAGTGCGGGCGCCTGA
- a CDS encoding MBL fold metallo-hydrolase yields the protein MSNAAAGAGLPANVVVFERGWLSSNNILFVGEDETALVDTGYATHAEQTLALVESALGSRPLDRVLNTHLHSDHCGGNAALQLRYPALRTDIPPGEAALVERWDERGLSFLATGQTCPRFRFTGLLQPGTECRLGDREWEVHSAPGHDPHSIILFDPVSRTLISADALWENGFGIAFPELAGEPSFGEIAATLDRIEKLAPLQVIPGHGRVFNDVDSALATARRRLSGLRRDPAKHARHAIKVLMKFKLLEMQHIALEDWSMWLRSTPYLEAIRLRFFAGEELDQLTGDILAELIAAGAAERDAVGIRNT from the coding sequence GTGAGCAACGCGGCGGCGGGCGCTGGCTTGCCGGCGAATGTCGTTGTGTTCGAGCGGGGGTGGCTGTCGTCTAACAACATCCTGTTTGTCGGGGAGGACGAGACCGCGCTGGTCGACACCGGCTATGCCACGCATGCCGAGCAGACGTTGGCGCTGGTCGAGTCGGCACTGGGCTCCCGGCCGCTGGACCGCGTGCTGAATACGCATTTGCATAGCGACCATTGCGGCGGGAACGCCGCGTTGCAGCTGCGCTATCCAGCGCTTCGAACGGATATTCCCCCAGGGGAAGCGGCGTTGGTGGAGCGGTGGGACGAGCGCGGCCTGAGCTTTCTTGCAACGGGGCAGACTTGCCCTCGTTTTCGGTTCACAGGTTTACTGCAACCCGGAACCGAATGCCGGCTTGGCGACCGCGAATGGGAAGTTCACAGCGCGCCTGGCCACGATCCCCATTCGATCATCCTGTTCGATCCAGTTTCGCGAACGCTGATTTCTGCCGACGCGTTATGGGAGAACGGGTTTGGCATCGCATTTCCTGAGCTGGCGGGGGAGCCGTCTTTCGGCGAAATCGCCGCGACCTTGGACCGCATCGAGAAATTGGCACCGTTGCAGGTGATTCCTGGTCATGGCCGTGTGTTCAATGACGTCGACAGCGCATTGGCGACTGCACGCCGACGTCTAAGCGGGCTGCGGCGTGACCCGGCGAAGCACGCTCGACATGCGATCAAGGTGCTGATGAAGTTCAAGTTGCTGGAAATGCAGCACATCGCTCTCGAGGACTGGTCGATGTGGTTGCGAAGTACGCCGTATCTGGAGGCGATTCGTCTTCGCTTCTTTGCGGGTGAAGAGTTGGATCAATTGACCGGAGATATCTTGGCCGAGTTGATTGCCGCAGGTGCGGCTGAGAGGGATGCTGTGGGGATTCGAAATACCTGA
- the phhA gene encoding phenylalanine 4-monooxygenase: MDSPAAAVIPAVYGASDRPPRGDYSRGGSVQADYTCPQDWASYTAADHDTYRRLYERQAAQLPGLACDAFINALPSLGVKDRIPHFDEINERLHKATGWEIVAVPGLIPELPFFTLLANRKFPVTDWIRKPEEFNYIVEPDVFHDLFGHVPMLFDPTFADYVQRYGAGGIKAHELGAGEKLSRLYWYTVEFGLIRQPDGLRAYGAGILSSVGELKHAVLSDEPRRLPLDLLRAMRTRYKIDTYQSNYFVIEDFAQLFDLTAPDFTPIYEALAVEADIEPGVLLPGETGKALS, encoded by the coding sequence ATGGATTCCCCTGCCGCCGCCGTCATTCCCGCCGTCTATGGCGCATCCGATCGTCCGCCGCGCGGCGACTACTCGCGCGGCGGCTCGGTGCAAGCCGACTACACCTGTCCGCAGGACTGGGCCAGCTACACGGCGGCCGACCACGACACCTACCGGCGGCTCTACGAGCGGCAGGCCGCGCAGTTGCCGGGCCTGGCCTGCGATGCGTTCATCAACGCGTTGCCATCGCTGGGCGTGAAAGACCGCATCCCGCACTTCGATGAAATCAACGAGCGGCTGCACAAGGCCACGGGCTGGGAAATCGTCGCGGTGCCGGGGCTCATTCCGGAGCTGCCCTTCTTCACGCTGCTCGCGAACCGCAAGTTCCCGGTGACCGACTGGATCCGCAAGCCCGAGGAGTTCAACTACATCGTCGAGCCCGATGTGTTCCACGATCTCTTCGGCCACGTGCCGATGCTGTTCGACCCGACCTTCGCCGACTACGTGCAGCGCTATGGCGCGGGCGGCATCAAGGCGCACGAACTGGGCGCCGGCGAAAAGCTCTCGCGGCTGTACTGGTACACAGTGGAGTTCGGCCTGATTCGCCAGCCCGACGGCCTGCGCGCCTATGGCGCCGGCATCCTGAGCTCGGTGGGCGAGCTCAAGCACGCCGTGCTCAGCGACGAGCCGCGCCGGCTGCCGCTCGATCTGCTGCGCGCCATGCGCACGCGCTACAAGATCGACACCTACCAGAGCAACTACTTCGTGATCGAAGACTTCGCGCAGCTCTTCGATCTCACGGCGCCGGACTTCACGCCGATCTACGAAGCGCTCGCAGTCGAGGCCGACATCGAGCCTGGCGTGCTGCTGCCAGGAGAAACAGGCAAGGCCTTATCGTGA